In one Streptomyces venezuelae genomic region, the following are encoded:
- a CDS encoding sugar ABC transporter ATP-binding protein has protein sequence MSNQDELLRIESIRKTFPGVVALDSVDFDLRRGEVHVLLGENGAGKSTLIKMLSGAYRPDSGRIFAEGREVRINGAQDAERLGIATIYQEFNLVPDLTVAENIFLGRQPRRFGLVDRKKMEADAEELLQRVGVRVSPRAKVRELGIARLQMVEIAKALSLDARVLIMDEPTAVLTSEEVDKLFAIVRTLREDGVGIVFITHHLEEIAALGDRVTVLRDGRSVDQVPASTDEDELVRLMVGRSIEQQYPRERPDTGPPLLRVDGLTRDGVFHDVSFEVRAGEVVGLAGLVGAGRTEVARAVFGADPYDGGSVDVRGERLPRHDVNAAMGAGIGLVPEDRKGQGLVLDASVRENLGLVTLRSATRAGLVDLKGQERAAARIAEQLGVRMAGLGQHVRTLSGGNQQKVVIGKWLLADVQVLILDEPTRGIDVGAKVEIYQLINELTASGHAVLMISSDLPEVLGMSDRVLVMAQGRIAGELTAEEATQDAVMALAVSTTAHHRAAVPDEEAVRNAVGNKEEAEGSRGH, from the coding sequence GTGAGCAACCAGGACGAGTTGCTGCGCATCGAGTCGATACGCAAGACGTTCCCCGGCGTCGTCGCGCTCGACTCCGTCGACTTCGACCTGCGCCGCGGCGAGGTGCACGTCCTGCTCGGCGAGAACGGCGCGGGCAAGAGCACCCTCATCAAGATGCTCTCCGGCGCCTACCGCCCCGACAGCGGACGGATCTTCGCCGAGGGGCGCGAGGTCCGCATCAACGGCGCACAGGACGCCGAGCGGCTCGGCATCGCCACGATCTACCAGGAGTTCAACCTCGTCCCCGACCTGACCGTCGCCGAGAACATCTTCCTGGGGCGGCAGCCGCGCCGGTTCGGCCTGGTCGACCGGAAGAAGATGGAGGCCGACGCGGAGGAGCTGCTCCAGCGGGTCGGCGTCCGGGTCTCGCCGCGCGCCAAGGTGCGCGAACTGGGCATCGCCCGGCTCCAGATGGTCGAGATCGCCAAGGCGCTGAGCCTGGACGCGCGGGTGCTCATCATGGACGAGCCGACCGCCGTCCTCACCTCCGAGGAGGTCGACAAGCTCTTCGCGATCGTGCGCACCCTGCGCGAGGACGGCGTCGGCATCGTCTTCATCACCCACCATCTGGAGGAGATCGCCGCGCTCGGCGACCGCGTCACCGTCCTGCGCGACGGCCGCAGCGTCGACCAGGTGCCCGCCTCGACCGACGAGGACGAGCTCGTACGCCTCATGGTGGGCCGCAGCATCGAGCAGCAGTATCCGCGCGAACGCCCCGACACCGGGCCGCCGTTGCTCCGCGTCGACGGCCTGACCCGCGACGGTGTCTTCCACGACGTCAGCTTCGAGGTGCGGGCCGGCGAGGTCGTCGGTCTCGCGGGTCTGGTCGGCGCGGGCCGCACCGAGGTGGCGCGCGCGGTCTTCGGCGCCGATCCGTACGACGGCGGCTCCGTCGACGTACGCGGCGAGCGGCTGCCCCGGCACGACGTGAACGCGGCGATGGGCGCGGGCATCGGCCTGGTCCCCGAGGACCGCAAGGGGCAGGGCCTCGTCCTCGACGCCTCCGTGCGGGAGAACCTCGGCCTGGTGACGCTGCGTTCGGCGACGCGCGCCGGGCTCGTGGACCTCAAGGGGCAGGAGCGGGCGGCCGCGCGGATCGCCGAGCAGCTGGGGGTGCGCATGGCCGGGCTCGGCCAGCACGTCCGCACGCTGTCCGGCGGCAACCAGCAGAAGGTCGTCATCGGCAAGTGGCTGCTCGCCGACGTCCAGGTCCTCATCCTCGACGAGCCGACGCGCGGCATCGACGTGGGGGCGAAGGTCGAGATCTACCAGCTCATCAACGAGCTGACGGCCTCCGGGCACGCGGTCCTGATGATCTCCAGCGATCTGCCCGAGGTGCTCGGCATGAGCGACCGGGTCCTGGTCATGGCGCAGGGCCGGATCGCCGGCGAGCTCACGGCCGAAGAGGCCACCCAGGACGCCGTGATGGCACTCGCTGTCAGCACCACGGCACACCACCGAGCGGCAGTGCCGGACGAAGAAGCGGTACGGAACGCGGTAGGGAACAAGGAAGAGGCGGAGGGCTCCCGTGGCCACTGA
- a CDS encoding substrate-binding domain-containing protein: MATETLKRDAGGTASLRRVLLDNGALSALIVLVVAMSLLSGDFLTTQNLLNVGVQAAVTAILAFGVTFVIVSAGIDLSVGSVAALSATVLAWTATSQGLPVWLAVVLAVATGVACGFVNGLLVSYGKLPSFIATLAMLSVARGLSLVISQGSPIAFPDSVSHLGDTIGGWLPVPVIVMVAMGLVTALVLGRTFIGRSMYAIGGNEEAARLSGLRVKRQKLVIYALSGLFAAVAGVVLASRLVSAQPQAAQGYELDAIAAVVIGGASLAGGVGKASGTLIGALILAVLRNGLNLLSVSAFWQQVVIGVVIALAVLLDTLRRRAGATPGASSGASGGIRGKGPQAAKYAVAAVVVATVVGAVSFFNSGSSGTSTKVGMSLSTLNNPFFVQMKEGAQAEAEKAGIDLTVTDAQNDASQQSNQLQNFTGEGVKSIIVNPVDSDAAGPAVRGANKQDIPVVAADRGVNKAETATLVASDNVAGGRLAAKTLAEKLGGKGKVVVLQGTPGTSASRERGQGFAEGIKAYPGIDVVAKQPADFDRTKGLDVMTNLMQSNKGVTGVFAENDEMALGAVKALGDKAGKSVPVVGFDGTPDGLKAVEAGALYASVAQQPRELGKIAVRNAVRASQGKKVEEMVKVPVKVVTSKNVKDFS; encoded by the coding sequence GTGGCCACTGAAACCCTGAAGCGCGACGCGGGTGGCACGGCCTCGCTCCGCCGCGTCCTGCTCGACAACGGCGCGCTGAGCGCCCTGATCGTCCTCGTCGTGGCGATGTCGCTGCTCTCCGGCGACTTCCTCACCACGCAGAACCTGCTCAACGTCGGCGTGCAGGCCGCCGTCACCGCGATCCTCGCGTTCGGCGTCACCTTCGTGATCGTGTCGGCGGGCATCGACCTGTCGGTCGGCTCGGTGGCCGCGCTGTCCGCCACCGTTCTCGCCTGGACGGCGACTTCGCAGGGGCTGCCTGTGTGGCTGGCGGTCGTCCTCGCCGTCGCGACCGGCGTGGCCTGCGGGTTCGTCAACGGCCTGCTCGTGTCGTACGGGAAACTCCCGTCGTTCATCGCGACGCTCGCGATGCTGTCGGTGGCCCGCGGCCTCTCCCTGGTGATCTCGCAGGGCAGCCCGATCGCGTTCCCCGACTCCGTCTCGCACCTGGGTGACACGATCGGCGGATGGCTGCCGGTCCCGGTGATCGTGATGGTCGCGATGGGTCTCGTCACGGCGCTGGTCCTCGGGCGTACATTCATCGGCCGCTCCATGTACGCCATCGGCGGCAACGAAGAGGCGGCCCGGCTGTCCGGGCTGCGCGTCAAGCGGCAGAAGCTGGTCATCTACGCGCTCTCCGGCCTCTTCGCGGCCGTCGCGGGCGTCGTCCTCGCCTCCCGCCTCGTCTCCGCGCAGCCGCAGGCCGCGCAGGGCTACGAACTCGACGCGATCGCCGCGGTCGTCATCGGCGGCGCGAGCCTCGCGGGCGGGGTCGGCAAGGCGTCCGGCACGCTCATCGGCGCGCTGATCCTCGCGGTGCTGCGCAACGGCCTCAACCTCCTCTCGGTCTCCGCGTTCTGGCAGCAGGTCGTGATCGGTGTCGTGATCGCGCTCGCGGTCCTGCTCGACACGCTGCGGCGCCGGGCGGGCGCGACGCCGGGCGCCTCCTCGGGAGCGTCCGGAGGGATACGCGGCAAGGGTCCGCAGGCGGCGAAGTACGCGGTCGCCGCCGTGGTCGTGGCGACCGTCGTCGGCGCCGTCTCCTTCTTCAACTCGGGCTCGTCCGGCACGAGCACGAAGGTCGGCATGTCGCTCTCGACCCTCAACAACCCCTTCTTCGTGCAGATGAAGGAGGGCGCGCAGGCCGAGGCCGAGAAGGCGGGCATCGACCTGACGGTGACCGACGCGCAGAACGACGCGTCCCAGCAGTCCAACCAGCTGCAGAACTTCACCGGCGAGGGCGTGAAGTCGATCATCGTGAACCCGGTGGACTCCGACGCGGCGGGCCCCGCCGTGCGGGGCGCCAACAAGCAGGACATCCCGGTGGTCGCGGCCGACCGTGGCGTGAACAAGGCGGAGACCGCGACGCTCGTCGCCTCCGACAACGTGGCGGGCGGCAGGCTGGCGGCGAAGACGCTCGCCGAGAAGCTGGGCGGCAAGGGCAAGGTCGTCGTCCTCCAGGGCACGCCCGGCACCTCCGCGAGCCGCGAGCGCGGCCAGGGCTTCGCCGAGGGCATCAAGGCGTACCCCGGCATCGACGTCGTCGCCAAGCAGCCCGCGGACTTCGACCGCACCAAGGGCCTGGACGTCATGACGAACCTCATGCAGTCCAACAAGGGCGTGACCGGTGTCTTCGCCGAGAACGACGAGATGGCGCTCGGCGCGGTCAAGGCGCTCGGCGACAAGGCGGGCAAGTCCGTCCCGGTGGTCGGCTTCGACGGCACCCCTGACGGGCTGAAGGCGGTCGAGGCGGGCGCGCTGTACGCGTCCGTGGCGCAGCAGCCGAGGGAGCTCGGGAAGATCGCCGTGCGCAACGCGGTGCGGGCCTCGCAGGGCAAGAAGGTCGAGGAGATGGTGAAGGTGCCGGTGAAGGTCGTCACGTCGAAGAACGTGAAGGACTTCTCCTGA
- a CDS encoding ribokinase: MNDDYELLVVGSANADLVIGVERRPAPGETVLGSDLAVHPGGKGGNQAVAAARLGARTALLARVGDDAHGALLLDAQRAAGVDTVGVLVGGAPTGVALITVDPSGDNSIVVSPGANGRLTPEDVRAAGSLLSAARVVSTQLEIPLDTVAEVARAVRPGARFVLNPSPPAPLPDEVLAACDPLVVNEHEARVILGDDAGDSPEEWARGLLALGPRSVVITLGAEGALTAEGSGDSAVRVPSPKVDAVDTTGAGDAFTAALGWRLGLGEDLPTAAAYAVRVGSAAVTRKGAQDSYPTAAELAEAVPEVPSR; the protein is encoded by the coding sequence ATGAACGACGACTACGAGCTGCTGGTCGTGGGCTCCGCCAACGCCGACCTGGTGATCGGCGTGGAGCGCCGCCCCGCGCCCGGCGAGACGGTCCTCGGCTCCGACCTGGCCGTCCACCCCGGCGGCAAGGGCGGCAACCAGGCGGTCGCCGCGGCCCGTCTCGGTGCCCGCACCGCGCTGCTCGCCCGGGTCGGCGACGACGCCCACGGCGCGCTCCTCCTGGACGCGCAGCGTGCGGCCGGTGTGGACACCGTCGGCGTCCTGGTGGGCGGCGCGCCGACCGGCGTCGCGCTGATCACGGTCGATCCGTCGGGCGACAACAGCATCGTGGTCTCCCCGGGTGCCAACGGGCGCCTCACCCCCGAGGACGTCCGTGCGGCGGGCAGCCTGCTGTCGGCGGCGCGGGTCGTCTCCACGCAGCTGGAGATCCCTCTGGACACGGTCGCCGAGGTGGCCCGCGCCGTGCGCCCCGGCGCCCGCTTCGTCCTCAACCCGTCGCCGCCCGCCCCGCTGCCCGACGAGGTCCTCGCTGCGTGCGACCCGCTGGTGGTGAACGAGCACGAGGCCCGCGTCATCCTCGGCGACGACGCGGGTGACTCCCCCGAGGAGTGGGCGCGCGGGCTGCTCGCGCTGGGCCCGCGCTCGGTGGTGATCACGCTGGGCGCCGAGGGTGCGCTGACCGCGGAGGGCTCGGGCGACAGCGCGGTACGGGTCCCGAGCCCGAAGGTCGACGCGGTGGACACGACCGGCGCGGGCGACGCCTTCACGGCGGCGCTCGGCTGGCGCCTCGGCCTCGGCGAGGACCTGCCGACGGCGGCCGCGTACGCGGTGCGGGTGGGCTCGGCGGCGGTCACCCGCAAGGGCGCGCAGGACTCCTACCCGACCGCGGCGGAGCTCGCCGAGGCCGTTCCGGAGGTCCCGTCCCGGTGA
- the rbsD gene encoding D-ribose pyranase → MKRSGILNRHLAGALAELGHGDTVLVCDAGMPIPAGPRVVDLAFRAGVPSFAEVLDGLLDELVVEGGTAAVEVREANPAADRLLHDSLPSLALVPHEELKGLSASARLVVRTGEARPYANVLLRCGVFF, encoded by the coding sequence GTGAAGAGGTCGGGCATCCTGAACCGCCATCTCGCGGGCGCGCTGGCCGAGTTGGGCCATGGCGACACCGTGCTCGTCTGCGACGCGGGCATGCCGATCCCGGCGGGCCCGCGCGTGGTGGACCTGGCGTTCCGCGCCGGGGTCCCGTCGTTCGCGGAGGTCCTCGACGGGCTCCTGGACGAGCTGGTGGTGGAGGGCGGGACGGCGGCGGTGGAGGTACGCGAGGCGAATCCGGCAGCGGACCGGTTGCTGCACGACAGCCTCCCGTCGCTCGCCCTCGTCCCGCACGAGGAGCTCAAGGGGCTCTCGGCGAGTGCCCGTCTGGTGGTCAGGACCGGTGAGGCGCGTCCGTACGCGAACGTGCTGCTGAGGTGCGGCGTCTTCTTCTGA
- a CDS encoding M28 family metallopeptidase: protein MNLFRRAAVGAATLAIGGLLATAAPAIATPAAPSPTLAAPDIPLANVKAHLSQLQSIASANGGNRAHGRAGYKASLDYVKGKLDAAGFTTRIQQFTSSGATGYNLIADWPGGDANQVLMAGAHLDSVSAGAGINDNGSGSAGILETALAVSRAQLQPTKHLRFAWWGAEELGMVGSRYYVNNLPAADRSKVSGYLNFDMIGSPNPGYFVYDDDPTIEKTFKDYYAGLGVPTEIETEGDGRSDHAPFANVGIPVGGLFTGAERSKSSAQAQKWGGTAGQAFDRCYHSSCDSTSNINDTALDRNSDAIAHAIWTLGAGTTVPPGDVYENTTDVAIPDNGAAVTSTVNVTGRTGNAPATLKVDVDVRHTWRGDVVLDLVAPDGTAYRLKNSSSNDSADNIIATYTVDASSETANGAWKLRAQDVASQDTGYINSWKLTF, encoded by the coding sequence ATGAACCTGTTCAGACGTGCGGCCGTCGGTGCCGCCACCCTGGCCATCGGCGGCCTGCTCGCCACCGCCGCTCCCGCCATCGCCACGCCCGCCGCCCCCTCGCCCACCCTCGCGGCGCCCGACATCCCGCTCGCCAACGTCAAGGCGCACCTCTCCCAGCTCCAGTCCATAGCCTCGGCCAACGGCGGCAACCGGGCCCACGGGCGCGCCGGCTACAAGGCATCGCTCGACTACGTGAAGGGCAAGCTGGACGCGGCCGGATTCACCACCCGCATCCAGCAGTTCACGTCCAGCGGCGCCACCGGGTACAACCTGATCGCCGACTGGCCGGGCGGGGACGCCAACCAGGTCCTGATGGCCGGCGCGCACCTCGACAGCGTCTCGGCGGGGGCCGGCATCAACGACAACGGCTCGGGCTCGGCCGGCATCCTGGAGACCGCGCTCGCCGTGTCGCGTGCGCAGCTCCAGCCGACGAAGCACCTGCGGTTCGCCTGGTGGGGCGCCGAGGAGCTGGGCATGGTCGGCTCGCGGTACTACGTCAACAACCTGCCCGCGGCGGACCGTTCAAAGGTCAGCGGCTATCTGAACTTCGACATGATCGGCTCGCCGAACCCGGGCTACTTCGTCTACGACGACGACCCGACGATCGAGAAGACGTTCAAGGACTACTACGCGGGGCTCGGCGTCCCGACCGAGATCGAGACCGAGGGTGACGGCCGCTCCGACCACGCGCCGTTCGCCAACGTCGGCATCCCGGTCGGCGGTCTGTTCACCGGCGCCGAGCGCTCCAAGTCCAGCGCGCAGGCCCAGAAGTGGGGCGGCACGGCGGGCCAGGCCTTCGACCGCTGCTACCACTCGTCCTGCGACTCGACGTCGAACATCAACGACACGGCGCTCGACCGCAACAGCGACGCCATCGCCCACGCGATCTGGACCCTCGGCGCGGGCACCACGGTGCCGCCCGGCGACGTGTACGAGAACACCACGGACGTCGCCATCCCGGACAACGGCGCCGCGGTGACCTCCACGGTCAACGTCACAGGCCGCACCGGCAACGCCCCCGCCACCCTCAAGGTGGACGTCGACGTCCGGCACACCTGGCGCGGTGACGTCGTCCTCGACCTGGTCGCCCCCGACGGCACGGCGTACCGCCTGAAGAACTCGAGCAGCAACGACTCGGCGGACAACATCATCGCCACGTACACGGTCGACGCGTCGAGCGAGACGGCCAACGGCGCCTGGAAGCTCCGCGCCCAGGACGTCGCGTCCCAGGACACGGGCTACATCAACAGCTGGAAGCTGACGTTCTAG
- the msrB gene encoding peptide-methionine (R)-S-oxide reductase MsrB codes for MSYDVEKPDEQWRAELTPSEYAVLRQAGTEPAFVGEYTDTKTEGVYSCRACGAELFTSTEKFESHCGWPSFFDPKDTDAVELLQDTSHGMVRTEVRCARCGSHLGHVFEGEGYPTPTDQRYCINSISLRLTPSGG; via the coding sequence ATGTCGTACGACGTCGAGAAGCCGGACGAGCAGTGGCGGGCGGAGCTGACCCCCTCGGAGTACGCGGTGCTGCGCCAGGCCGGCACCGAGCCCGCCTTCGTCGGTGAGTACACGGACACCAAGACCGAGGGCGTCTACTCCTGCCGTGCCTGCGGCGCGGAGCTGTTCACCTCGACGGAGAAGTTCGAGTCGCACTGCGGCTGGCCGAGCTTCTTCGACCCCAAGGACACGGACGCGGTCGAGCTGCTCCAGGACACCTCGCACGGCATGGTCCGCACCGAGGTCCGCTGCGCCCGCTGCGGCTCGCACCTGGGCCACGTCTTCGAGGGCGAGGGCTACCCCACCCCGACGGACCAGCGGTACTGCATCAACAGCATCTCGCTGCGGCTGACGCCGAGCGGGGGCTGA
- the murC gene encoding UDP-N-acetylmuramate--L-alanine ligase produces MAPGLPQSMADMDRPHFIGIGGAGMSGIAKILAQRGSRVAGSDARESATAEALRALGATVHIGHDAAHLAPDATCVVVSSAIREDNPELARAAELGIPVVHRSDALAGLMEGLRPIAVAGTHGKTTTTSMLAVTLATLGLDPSYAIGGDLDVPGSNALHGKGDIFVAEADESDRSFHKYAPEVAIVLNVELDHHANYASMDEIYESFEVFAGRIVPGGTLVVSADQPGAVELTRRVRDLGELKVVTYGESEDADLRIHKITARGLTSEVTVLLDGKLLTFTVSVPGRHYANNAVAALAAGIALGIPSRNLAGALKSYTGVKRRLQLKGEAAGVQVIDSYAHHPTEMTADLEAMRSAADGSRILVLFQPHLFSRTQELGTEMGQALALADSSVVLDIYPAREDPIPGITSALIVDAARAAGAEVEAVHDKAEAVRTIAGMAKPGDLVLTMGAGDVTDLGPQILAELSK; encoded by the coding sequence ATGGCACCCGGCCTGCCCCAGTCCATGGCCGACATGGACCGACCGCACTTCATCGGCATCGGCGGCGCCGGGATGTCGGGCATCGCGAAGATCCTCGCCCAGCGCGGCTCCCGGGTCGCGGGCAGCGACGCCCGGGAGTCCGCCACCGCCGAGGCGCTGCGCGCGCTGGGCGCCACGGTCCACATCGGCCACGACGCGGCCCACCTCGCGCCCGACGCCACCTGCGTCGTCGTCTCCTCCGCCATCCGCGAGGACAACCCTGAGCTGGCCCGCGCCGCCGAGCTCGGCATCCCCGTCGTGCACCGCTCGGACGCCCTGGCCGGCCTCATGGAGGGCCTGCGCCCGATCGCCGTCGCGGGCACCCACGGCAAGACCACGACGACGTCGATGCTCGCCGTCACCCTCGCCACCCTCGGCCTCGACCCGTCGTACGCGATCGGCGGCGACCTCGACGTGCCGGGCTCCAACGCGCTGCACGGCAAGGGCGACATCTTCGTCGCCGAGGCGGACGAAAGCGACCGCAGCTTCCACAAATACGCGCCCGAGGTCGCCATCGTCCTCAACGTGGAGCTCGACCACCACGCCAACTACGCGTCGATGGACGAGATCTACGAATCCTTCGAGGTCTTCGCGGGCCGGATCGTCCCCGGCGGCACCCTGGTCGTCTCGGCGGACCAGCCGGGCGCCGTCGAGCTGACCCGGCGCGTCCGCGACCTCGGAGAGCTCAAGGTCGTCACGTACGGCGAGTCCGAGGACGCCGACCTGCGCATCCACAAGATCACGGCCCGCGGCCTGACCAGCGAGGTCACCGTCCTCCTGGACGGCAAGCTGCTGACCTTCACGGTCTCGGTCCCCGGCCGCCACTACGCGAACAACGCCGTCGCGGCCCTCGCCGCGGGCATCGCCCTCGGTATCCCCTCCCGGAACCTGGCCGGCGCCCTGAAGTCGTACACGGGCGTCAAGCGCCGCCTCCAGCTCAAGGGCGAGGCCGCGGGCGTCCAGGTCATCGACTCCTACGCCCACCACCCCACCGAGATGACGGCCGACCTGGAGGCGATGCGCTCCGCCGCGGACGGCTCCCGCATCCTCGTCCTCTTCCAGCCCCACCTGTTCTCGCGCACCCAGGAGCTGGGCACCGAGATGGGCCAGGCCCTCGCCCTCGCCGACTCCTCCGTGGTCCTCGACATCTACCCGGCCCGCGAGGACCCGATCCCCGGCATCACCAGCGCCCTGATCGTCGACGCCGCGCGCGCGGCGGGCGCCGAGGTCGAGGCCGTCCACGACAAGGCGGAGGCCGTCCGCACGATCGCGGGAATGGCGAAGCCCGGCGATCTCGTTCTCACCATGGGAGCGGGCGACGTCACGGACCTCGGCCCGCAGATCCTGGCCGAGCTGTCGAAGTAA
- a CDS encoding indole-3-glycerol phosphate synthase — protein MFTSVLMIEKALTSADVEFVTTLHGDEPITFHVLLQPRGDQADRLLRAIDDVALGELDEAAREGETPEGQEAAGFGERALQVSLTALRAAGCAAQGRLIENHPLDALKTLVAEAGADEVIVLTDPHYVEEFFHRDWASRARHKVGVPVLKLFSHSLADEN, from the coding sequence GTGTTCACAAGCGTATTGATGATCGAGAAGGCCCTGACGTCCGCCGACGTGGAGTTCGTCACCACCTTGCACGGGGACGAGCCCATCACCTTCCACGTGCTGCTCCAGCCGCGGGGCGACCAGGCGGACCGGCTGCTGCGCGCCATCGACGACGTCGCCCTGGGCGAGCTCGACGAGGCGGCGCGCGAGGGCGAGACCCCGGAGGGTCAGGAGGCGGCGGGCTTCGGCGAGCGGGCGCTGCAGGTCTCCCTGACGGCGCTGCGGGCGGCGGGCTGCGCGGCACAGGGGCGGCTCATCGAGAACCATCCGCTGGACGCACTCAAGACGCTGGTCGCCGAGGCCGGGGCCGACGAGGTGATCGTCCTGACCGACCCGCACTACGTCGAGGAGTTCTTCCATCGCGACTGGGCCTCGAGGGCCCGCCACAAGGTGGGCGTCCCGGTCCTGAAGCTCTTCTCGCACAGCCTGGCGGACGAGAACTAG
- a CDS encoding pyrimidine reductase family protein, which translates to MRRLFPVTDQTADVSDRTHDRTADRTHDRTPHRTGDTADREWSLDELAEAYAYPPGETAWLRANMVSTLDGAAHHDGRSHPISGATDMRIFGTLRGLADAVIVGAETVRKEGYRPAKSREAFARHRADAGQTEAPAIAVVSAGLDLDFSLPLFTSPVTPTLLVTGASAPADRVAAAERAGAVVVIAGEGATVEPERVAPALAERGLTRLLTEGGPRLLGQFVAAQALDELCLTVSPMLAAGDAQRIAGGSALRDPDRFVLTSVLEEAGFLYTRYRRS; encoded by the coding sequence ATGCGACGCCTGTTCCCTGTGACCGACCAGACAGCCGACGTGAGCGACCGGACACACGACCGGACAGCCGACCGGACACACGACCGGACGCCCCATCGCACGGGTGACACGGCCGACCGGGAGTGGAGCCTCGACGAGCTGGCCGAGGCCTACGCCTACCCGCCGGGGGAGACGGCCTGGCTGCGCGCCAACATGGTGTCCACCCTCGACGGCGCGGCCCACCACGACGGCCGCTCCCACCCGATCTCCGGCGCCACCGACATGCGGATCTTCGGCACCCTGCGCGGCCTCGCGGACGCCGTGATCGTCGGCGCCGAGACCGTCCGGAAGGAGGGCTACCGTCCGGCGAAGTCACGTGAGGCCTTCGCCCGGCACCGCGCCGACGCCGGCCAGACGGAGGCGCCCGCCATCGCGGTGGTCAGCGCCGGGCTCGACCTGGACTTCTCGCTTCCGCTCTTCACCTCGCCCGTGACGCCCACGCTCCTCGTGACCGGGGCCTCCGCACCGGCCGACCGGGTCGCCGCGGCGGAGCGTGCGGGCGCCGTCGTGGTGATCGCGGGCGAGGGCGCGACCGTGGAACCGGAGCGGGTGGCGCCCGCCCTGGCCGAGCGCGGGCTCACCCGGCTGCTCACGGAGGGCGGGCCCCGGCTGCTCGGCCAGTTCGTGGCGGCCCAGGCGCTGGACGAGCTCTGTCTGACGGTGTCGCCGATGCTCGCCGCGGGGGACGCGCAGCGGATCGCGGGCGGATCCGCTCTGCGGGACCCCGACCGATTCGTACTGACGTCCGTATTGGAGGAGGCCGGGTTCCTCTACACCCGATACCGTCGAAGCTGA
- the zapE gene encoding cell division protein ZapE, whose product MSSSAASGHHPIAEVAPLSLCAREPHVPADRLVAEMVPPPRFEAARFDTYIPDPNQPSQTEAVRVLSGFAAGLGGAHASGAGKRRWFQKKAAAPAGPRGIYLDGGYGVGKTHLLASLWHATPAAPEQKAFGTFVELTNLVGALGFQQTVRTLGGHRLLCIDEFELDDPGDTVLVSSLLSKLVGEGVALAATSNTLPGKLGEGRFAATDFMREIQGLSSHFKALRIDGEDYRHRGLPEAPAPYSEEQVTKAAYATDRASLDDFPHLLEHLSKVHPSRYGALTDDLGAVCLTDVTPVPDQSTALRLVVLADRLYDREVPVLASGVPFDRLFSEDMLNGGYRKKYFRAISRLTALARDAKGLVDA is encoded by the coding sequence GTGTCGTCCTCCGCCGCCTCCGGGCACCACCCCATAGCCGAAGTGGCTCCGCTGTCCCTGTGCGCCCGCGAGCCGCACGTCCCGGCCGACCGTCTGGTCGCCGAGATGGTGCCGCCGCCGCGCTTCGAAGCCGCCCGCTTCGACACGTACATCCCGGACCCGAACCAGCCGAGCCAGACCGAGGCGGTGCGCGTCCTGAGCGGTTTCGCGGCGGGACTCGGCGGGGCGCACGCGAGCGGCGCGGGCAAGCGGCGCTGGTTCCAGAAGAAGGCGGCCGCCCCGGCGGGCCCCCGCGGCATCTACCTCGACGGTGGGTACGGCGTCGGCAAGACCCACCTGCTCGCCTCCCTCTGGCACGCGACGCCCGCCGCCCCCGAGCAGAAGGCGTTCGGCACCTTCGTCGAGCTGACCAACCTGGTCGGCGCGCTCGGCTTCCAGCAGACCGTCCGCACCCTCGGCGGGCACCGGCTGCTCTGCATCGACGAATTCGAGCTCGACGACCCGGGTGACACGGTCCTGGTCTCCTCGCTGCTCTCCAAGCTCGTCGGGGAGGGTGTGGCGCTCGCCGCGACCTCGAACACGCTGCCCGGCAAGCTCGGCGAGGGCCGGTTCGCGGCCACGGACTTCATGCGCGAGATCCAGGGTCTGTCGTCCCACTTCAAGGCGTTGCGGATCGACGGCGAGGACTACCGCCACCGGGGCCTTCCGGAGGCCCCCGCTCCGTACTCGGAGGAGCAGGTCACCAAGGCGGCGTACGCGACCGACCGCGCCTCCCTCGACGACTTCCCGCACCTCCTTGAACACCTGTCCAAGGTTCACCCGAGCCGGTACGGCGCGCTGACCGACGACCTCGGCGCCGTCTGCCTCACCGACGTGACGCCGGTGCCGGACCAGTCGACCGCTCTGCGCCTTGTGGTGCTCGCCGACCGGCTGTACGACCGAGAGGTGCCGGTGCTCGCCTCCGGCGTGCCCTTCGACCGGCTCTTCAGCGAGGACATGCTCAACGGCGGGTACCGGAAGAAGTACTTCCGTGCCATCTCGCGGCTCACGGCGCTCGCGCGGGACGCCAAGGGGCTCGTGGACGCCTAG